The Seriola aureovittata isolate HTS-2021-v1 ecotype China chromosome 7, ASM2101889v1, whole genome shotgun sequence genome includes the window agcaaggaacagaaaatgtattcagtCATCCTGAAATGTAGTTATAacccacacacaaatattcataaaagtactgataaaaacactgtttgagGCTCTCAATATCTGAACTGAGATTagatctaataaaaaaaaagtaaaatgaattcAAGTTTAATATAATTCAGCCTTACCTGGTGCAAAGGCTACCGTGACCAGGATCAGTAGAAACGCCACTAGATGCCCCATTCTGttcttcttttcactgttttttcttcttggttAGAAATGTCCTCCTCAGCTAAATGGACTTCTCTCTGGCTAAATTCAAGTCTTGAGATGTTGTATAGTCACAGCCGCCTTCTGATCTGCAAATATTTGCTCTGCATCTCTCCAGATTTCTGTTCGCCAGGTGCAAATGCAAATGCTTGCTTACCCCTACTTTACCATCACCATGTCACCTCACACACCTTTTCCTGGCCACACCTTGTTTTGCCCTGGTCCACTCTGAGGTTTTACTGGTACACACCTAGGAGTGTCCATTTACTGTAAACCGCTGTTGTTCTGCAACGTCTAACCGACCAGTGTAAGGCACAGGGATATTTTGTAAGTGGACTGCATGACTTGCAGGTTCCACAGATCAAAAACCTATTCTGTGGAATCACCCACACTTGACAAATGATGCTGAGCTTGTGTTCTTGTGTTCTCTGAAGCAAAAGGTACTGTGAGcttcaataaaataaacatcgggaaactgagaaaaacagtaaaagtaaatcAGGCATAACATGAAATTAAACTCCTTTTGAATATGTCTTTGGCTTTCCATCAGACAATTTTGCTGTTAGAGTTATTTGGTAATGAGCTGCACCCATAATCTCAACACTGACATGATTTAATAGGGGTCAATAGACCATCTGTCCCTTTACTGAGtgtttctctatctctctctctgtttacatgTAACCATAGACCCaaacaatgaatattttatttgttcacGAACAAAGAGATTGGAAGGTTTTTATTATGGTCCAGAGGATGAGCATTAAAACCTTTACATATGCCAAATAGCTCTAATGATTATAGCAAAACTGTCTTTTCAATAGAcagtagtttttttcttttttggaggCATCAGATATTGAAagattttcatgtttctttggagctcagtcacaaaaacaaacatttcctttttttttttttaacactgccTTTGCTAGGTGAAGGGGATTTCTCTCAGCTTTGGTCTGAACAACTTATCTTACTTAAATAATGAGAGTATATCATGAGTGCTATGCAGTAGACGGATGGTCAACAAAGACCTGAAGGTATAACTCTGCTTTCAGTTCACTGTGCAAAGAATTTGTGCAGTGGCATTTTAATTAAGTATGAAAGGaagttgtgttttttggcaGGGAAGTACAGTCAATCTGTGTTTGAGGTGCGTGATTATGGCCgtgcaaaacattttctgctcaCCACCCTGTAGTTCCTTATCAACCATTATTTGATTAGTTAACATATTACAACATGCAATGGCAAAGGCCAAAATATTTGACATCAGTAATGCTAATTGAATTTGCTTACAGTATATATGAATTTATTTCGCTTTATAGGGAAAAAAATCAGGGGCacgaacacacatacacacacacacacacacacacatacgttcTCTGTTTAGGGCCCAAACCTGGAATCATACTCAATGTTTGAGAGTAAACACAGTGGAGTTTagattttactttctttttcttgctaAACCAACACATGTAGAAGTGGCTCTGAACGCTTTATTGGACAatccacaaacattcactttgtcCAGGTTATTTCACTTCATCGTCATCCATGGACTGAATGAGCCACAAACATCTGTGAAAGAGAAGCAGTTATTTAAGTTATTAGTCATGGTATATAACTAATAactaatatgtatatatatatatatatatcagtcaATACCATTGATGTCAAAAAtattcatccattttcttttgtctctaaAAGTATGCCTGAATGTCTAATTCTTCATACTCAACTCATTCATTCCTTTTCCCTCAAAATGtatttggaaaaacaaatgactggTGTTTAAACATAATAAGAAGACAGTGTATAAAATGGGGCTGTGTTTTGTATTGGAATTGATTCATTTAATAATCGTTGAAACCTTTTTCCAATcaaaaagtttttcaaatgaaaacttttgCTAACACAACAAGCTATCTGATTCTTTCAGCCTATGATTAAGGAAATTATGATGTGATATTTGTCTCTATTTTGCAGACTAAACAAATAGTTGGGAAAACAATCttcatattaatcaataatgaaatagTGATTACATCAGTTATGTCACAACAGGAAGCTGATATGACCTTATATCTGCTCCCTGCTGcatatctaaatatatatatatatatatatatatatatatatatatatatattatatatatatatatatatatatatacatatcatGTTAAAGACCACAACTACTCTGAAATGTCACTATTTCAAAGGgataatgctgttttttttattttctgagagAAAAATGTAAAGGATTCTATGGATAATTTAATATAAATCCTAAAACATTTTTGGAGATTatgaataacaaaaaatataatgtatttacaaGAAGTTATTTGACTACTTGCCTAGCCATGAGAAGAAGAATCCCACCAatagcagcagaggaaaaggccGGCCACTGACTGCCTGCTGCTCAGATCCTGAGAAGGGAGACTCTGTAGAGACAAACCAAAGGAAGGGTGAAGCAGGGAACAAATGGAGACATATGGAAGTTGATATCACTATACTAACAAACTCACTTGCTATGATGATGTGTGAGGTGATATTGCTGTTCATGTTGGTGTGACTGTTGAAGGCCAGACAGGAATATGGACCGCTTTGATGCTCGGTGACGTTGTACAACTCCAACAACGGACCTGTCGTGTTGACAAACTCTCCTCTGAAAGCCCACTGAAGCTGAGCTGGAGGACCGGACTGTGCTGAACAGAACATGGTCAGATTGGATCCAACTAAGAGGGAAGTCATGTTCTGATCGTTCACTGTGAGAGCCATGTTGTCTGGGCcatctgacagagagagagagagagagagagagagagagagagagagagagtgtcagacagaagaagagaggcaAATAAGAGCTCTGTAGTGGAACTGGTTGATTACACATCCTGAGTTATGATTAAATTCAGTTTATCCTACTCACAGCTGATGGTAAAATTTACTGGAGCACTGGTGCCATTACTGACGGCATTGAACACATGACACCTGAATGGTCCCTGGTCATAGCGGGTCACACTGACTATAGTGAGAGTGGAGTTTCCATCCGTGAGCTGAACTCTGTCACTGGCTGTAACCTCAGAGCTGCCGTTCagccagaggaaagagagggaggatcCAGAGGAGACGGAGCATGTAGCGACTGCTGAGCTGTTGAACTCCATGAGGTCAGCTTGATTTGCCTTTAGAGTTATATTTGAAATGGGTTCTGTGGAAGACAAGAAGgtgagaaaaagatggagacGTGACATGATTTGGGGAAACAATGGAGGAGCAGTATCCAAAAAAGTATGTTAAAGTTAATGTTCCATAGGACTATTCT containing:
- the LOC130172085 gene encoding carcinoembryonic antigen-related cell adhesion molecule 1-like, which produces MEKKSEGTLAIILLALIQGFLASGAVEVQPSINPAVVGDTVTLFLSPPASLKSGSWALGESLILTWLGEQQAVFPSHNGRALVNILTGALTLSSVTVADSGVYVVQSSDPQLRASASITVLEPISNITLKANQADLMEFNSSAVATCSVSSGSSLSFLWLNGSSEVTASDRVQLTDGNSTLTIVSVTRYDQGPFRCHVFNAVSNGTSAPVNFTISYGPDNMALTVNDQNMTSLLVGSNLTMFCSAQSGPPAQLQWAFRGEFVNTTGPLLELYNVTEHQSGPYSCLAFNSHTNMNSNITSHIIIAKSPFSGSEQQAVSGRPFPLLLLVGFFFSWLGK